The following proteins are encoded in a genomic region of Amycolatopsis sulphurea:
- a CDS encoding MarR family winged helix-turn-helix transcriptional regulator: protein MSGDPHERSLASRLRLAVVRLNRRLRAQRVGDDVSLTQIAALSTLYKCGPLTPGQLAAKEGVQPPSMTRVIAALEAKGFVERRPHPTDGRQAIVELSEGGLAYVREAISVREAWLDRQLAELGADEREVLARAAEIIDRMAGN from the coding sequence ATGTCCGGCGATCCGCACGAGCGCTCCCTGGCGAGCCGCCTGCGCCTCGCAGTGGTCCGGCTCAACCGCCGGCTGCGGGCACAACGGGTGGGCGACGACGTCTCGCTGACGCAGATCGCCGCGCTGTCCACCCTGTACAAATGCGGTCCGCTGACCCCGGGTCAGCTGGCCGCGAAGGAAGGCGTCCAGCCGCCCTCGATGACGAGGGTGATCGCCGCGCTCGAGGCCAAGGGCTTCGTCGAGCGCCGCCCGCATCCGACCGACGGCCGGCAGGCCATCGTCGAACTCTCCGAGGGCGGGCTGGCCTACGTGCGCGAGGCCATCTCCGTGCGGGAGGCGTGGCTGGACCGGCAATTGGCCGAACTGGGTGCGGACGAGCGCGAAGTCCTCGCCCGGGCCGCGGAGATCATCGACAGGATGGCGGGGAACTAG